The proteins below come from a single Triticum aestivum cultivar Chinese Spring chromosome 5D, IWGSC CS RefSeq v2.1, whole genome shotgun sequence genomic window:
- the LOC123125989 gene encoding zinc finger protein ZAT12-like, whose translation MGAGMKRAREEEPTVPLALSLSTDSASSAVTSADSGAAGPAKRRRGVVVATSGEGEFVCKTCGRAFASFQALGGHRTSHLRGRHGLELGVGVARAIKERKKRDEKQHECHICGLGFKMGQALGGHMRRHREEIALRSADDRWVALLPDQKVEGQQAAADRPPPVLLELFV comes from the coding sequence ATGGGAGCTGGGATGAAGCGCGCGAGGGAGGAGGAACCAACCGTGCCGCTGGCGCTGTCCCTCAGCACGGACTCGGCGTCTTCCGCCGTGACGTCGGCGGACTCGGGCGCCGCTGGGCCGGCCAAGCGCAGGAGGGGCGTCGTGGTGGCGACGTCGGGGGAGGGGGAGTTCGTGTGCAAGACTTGCGGGCGGGCCTTCGCGTCGTTCCAGGCGCTGGGCGGGCACCGGACCAGCCACCTCCGGGGCCGCCACGGGCTGGAGCTCGGCGTCGGCGTCGCCAGAGCCATCAAGGAACGGAAAAAGCGTGACGAGAAGCAGCACGAGTGCCACATCTGCGGGCTGGGTTTCAAGATGGGACAGGCGCTCGGGGGCCACATGAGGCGGCACCGTGAGGAGATTGCACTGCGCAGCGCCGACGATCGCTGGGTCGCGCTGCTGCCGGATCAAAAGGTGGAGGGGCAGCAGGCTGCCGCCGACCGGCCGCCGCCCGTCTTGCTCGAGCTGTTCGTCTAG